TTATgcattttatttgtaattttatgAGCTTGAATGAATTACTTTTGTGCATTATTTTAGCCACTTAGCTCAATTCTAACCTTTCGCATTTATTTGTATTTTTGATTGAAAAGTGCTTAGTTCTTCCTTTTTAGCTTTTATGACCCTTTGCACTAGAACATGTTGAATACGGAGCTACATATATCCAAATAGGGCGATTAATATGTCATTGGAAAGCTAACTTGAAGCCCGACAACGTTAATCTTCAATAAAATTCGagaatcagcctctaacttGGTTAGAATTTCCTTGAAAAGTTTTTGTCGCTAATCATGCGAGTCTAGAACAACCTGCATTAACAcaatcatatcttgggctacaaaACTTCGTATTAGGATTCGATTGAaagcccgcgaagctgacttaaataTCTATAACTCTCATGTTCACCTCGATTGAAGATTCGACCTTCTTGTGGGACTTGAAAATGCCTGAGTGTTCAACAACTTACTcatttatgtgggcccgattttgtgaagattttaaaaagatttagataacaaggaattgttacttgatggataattttattattagtataaataagtgaagTTTAGAATTTTTTTAGACACCTCTTATCATCTCCTTCTCCGTAATCCTTATTTTCATagttctagtatgagttgctaaactccttagttagttttagaatttttcatattcttgtgtttgcgaACCAAAGGTTCAGTTCTTAATAAATTCAATTTTTCTATTCAAGTTGATTTATGCTATTTAACTCTTGCTTTTCTTGAATATTATTTTGGTTTTGAAGATTTTCGAATTCAAAGTAATTGTGTTTAAATTGTTATTATCTAAGCAAGTTGAGTCAGCTAAACTAATGATGAGACGATGAAGCGATCGTGAGTTCGTTCTTTAAGAACGTAAATCTCTAACGTCGATCGGTTGTTAGCTTTGAAGGTTCCGTGGTCATAGATACTTCTTGTACTTTGAAGTCTTGGTTACTATATTGAATGTTATGATATGAGATTTTCTGTTGCAGCCATCATATGCCATTTGACCATTATAGACACTTGACATTAGTACAACCTTCTCAGCATGACTCCTACAACCTACAGGTAGAAGCACCACCGTGTCTGACGCATACAATATGGGTCATAGAGGGCTGGGGGGACAGCCTTTCATGAAATTCTATGTTTTTTACCAGGATGaacaaacaaaccaaaaaaCTCATTATAGTTTACTGTGGGGGGCATAAGTAAAGGAAACGAGGATACATCAAATAAAAGCAAAGGAGACAGATCCACGCGCCGCTTCACGCACGCCGCCATGCCTCGCGTGTTCACCGACATAAGGCGGTCGTACTCGGAGAAGTCGAGGTCCAGGACGGTCTGTTTGGAAGGGCTAAGGATGCTGACGTTGTTGAACATGATGTCAACGTGGCCGTGAGCGTTGACCGTTGACTCCACCAAGTGTTGAACCTGATCCTCGTCTGCTACGTCACAGTGGACATAGGTGCATCTGTGAAAGCCAATGGATGCTGCCACTTGGTTGCCGAGATCATCTTGAATGTCTGCGACTACCACCATTCGTGAACCTTCATCGGCAAACAGACGCGCCGTCTCTTCGCCGATTCCGATCCGCTGGCACCGCCGGTGATTATGGCAACTCTGCCATTTAATTTTAACCTATGGCCACTGTTGTTTGAATTGGGTGCTCCAGCTCCAGCCATTTGCTCATTCTTTGTAGGTTGTGTCACTCACTCGTGCATTGTCGATGTATAGTGCAGCAGCAAAATAAGTAGGTGTCAGACCATTGATGCATGCATCAACCTTGTTCCCGCTACTTGCTTTATACTGGCCAAGAATGACATCCTTAGGTTCTAATTGGCGAATTGATCTCAGAACCTTAACCTGAAAAGAAGCTACCTATTTGTTACCTGAGCTAGTAATGGATAAAATGGAAATAATGCATCTATCAAGCTATCATTTGTAACAAACAACGAAACAACCCTAACATCTTAAGAAGTTTCCTTTGAGTTTGACAACTTCTAAGTATAGTATTAGCGCAATCGTTGTTTAGAATGTTTTAGAGTAATTTCTTTAGAAATTTGCACTTTTTGCATGTCAATTAGGCTTTTTTTTCTTACTTCATTGTTTGAGAATGTTTAGTTAAATTTCTCTAGCTAGGTTGAGGATGGATCTTAGTTCCGAAATGGATGTAATTTATATTTGGATTGAACTCAAGCTTCTTTCTCTAACTGAATGGTTAGTTTTACTTTTAAAGCTTGTGGCTGTTCATGAAATGATTGGATGATTATGCTTACAATTGGGAAATTGTATGATAATGCATGATCCAATCATTTTAGCATATATCTAGAAATAAATGATTACTGGTTGAATTTATAATCTGTGTGTGTACCTTTTCATTTCGAATATCTTCTCCATCAAGGCTAACTGGTGGTTCCATAGCAAGCAATGCAATTGTTTGGAGCACATGACTGTGAACTATATCTTGGATAATCCCATAGCCACCGAACTACCTGAACGAGTAAAAAGGACTAAAtgaagggttgtctaaatgacccatgagaaagtttgagttaaataactcatcatccaatcacattagagataagtgagttgaaaataaattagaaGTTTCTATTTGAGAATCaatatagaaatttaaaaataacgtGTCTCCTTTTGAGAAAAAGATATATACGCTAAGAAATTAAACTGTATGCAAACGAAACATAAATAAACTTAACAGGTAGTGGTTAATCAGGGGCGGTTGCTTCACCCTTCTTCCGATCGGTTGCTTCTCCCTCAATTTCGAAGTCTCTTTCTCTCTGAGGTATTGTAAAGCTCTTTGACTCTGTCCCTAATCGTCTTGTGGCCTGTGGGTGAGGGGGTGAGTCAGGAAGGGGGCTGACGGACCATGGCACAGTGGGTGAAGGAGGATGAAACGGTGGGTGAGTGAAGAGGGAGCGGCGGTGTGGGCGTGTGACCGGTGGGAGTGTGACTGTGAGAGTGAAGGAGTGAGACTTTGAGACAGAGAGTGAGTGAGAACTGAGAAGCATGCATGCATGCATGTGGTGTGGATGTGGTTGTGGTCTTGTGGAGATGAAGAGTGAGACTTTGAGACAGAGTGAGTGAGGGCGTGAGGAAGAGAGTTGAGAGagtgaaagagaaagagaatgagtGAGGGAGTGAGGCAGAGAGTGAGTAAGATGGGAATGGGACCATGGGGAGAGTGAGAAGCAATTATGTGAATATATAGGCAGATAGCAATAATGTGGTATGGAAACTTATGGAGATAAATTGGAACGTTTATGgaaaggcttaatacatcagaaggcccctgaaattgtaaagggaatcagttccaaggcctgaaaaattttcgcatcaaattgggtccctaagaatttttttttaattcaattaaggccaaatctcaattttgtcctagtcatcaattacacgtggcttttataatttcattttaattaaaaaaatgaaaaaaaaaattaattccaactcaataatttaatcagaaaaaaatttaaaaacttaataaatacctaatctaataatctttAACTAAACAAGGGTGCTTTTAGTAATTTTCAAtaactaaatatatttaaaaaattaaaccctAAAAGCAGAagctgaggaggaggagcaggagCAGCGTGCGACGGCGTGTTTCTTGGAGCGGAGATGGAGAAGGAAGATAGCAGGCTGAGGCACGTAGTTTCGTTTGAGAGGTTAACGGAGGTTCAGTTCATGGCGTGTTTCCGGTTCAAGCCATGGTGGATGGCGCAGAAGATGAGAGGGGAAGCGAGATTCTGTTAGAGACGCGGCTTCTGTTGGTTGAAACCAAAGATGGATCCCACATGGAATCCGATCCTCTACACCATGTTCCTCCCTCTCGTTGGAGGCTCATTCAGAGCTTGTCTTCAGGGGAACCATGAAAACGACGCCGTCGAGCTCTGCCTTGAGAGCGTAGACGCCGATACTAGAGCGGAGGCTTTCTCCCATGCTCTGTTTATCAGCGCTGAGACCGATCCGTTTAAAACCTTCCACCTttcgcctcctcctcctcctaatTATTTTCTTCCCTTTGCGCCTGGGAGCGAGATCCGTTTAAATCATCTTTTTTCATAAATAAACTCTAGTACATAGGCAACTTTTAAGTTGTAACTTGTAACCCCATGTGCTGTGTCTTTCTGCGAGCGGCAAACGTTCTAATGATGAAGAAAAATGAATCTAATTTCTTATGTACCGTCCCTAGAATTAAAGATCTTACTCTATCTATAATTTACATATAAACAAATTGAAGAGGAACAGAATGCTCACATTTTGGCTAAAACCCTCTCTGCCATAATTTCTTCAGTTTAACATCATATTCAAAGACAGGCTGTTTGGTGTCACCGAACTGTTAGTGGTATGGTGCAATATGAAACACAGACAGTGATTGAACAAAGCGCAGAGAATTTTTTAAGAGAAGCTTTCATGTTTCAACCCTGCAAATGCAATGGACCAAGAATTTTTCAACAAAAGAGGTTCGAGAAACAGATGCATAAACAAATCCGCGAGAAGATACAGATAACAAAAAATACTAGTCAACTAGAACCTGCTGGCTCATGAGTATTTCCACTGCCACGTTAAGATCACCATCAGCAGCTGCCAGTGCCACTTCCACCTACGTCTGAAAGCAGCCCAAGACAAGTGCATAAGAAACACAAAATTGAGCTGTAGGTTTTAATCTACAGTTTATGCTCATACATAATAAACAGACAAAATATTAAGTATTAGTTCAATAGTAAGGAATCAAATAGAGAAATATCACAAATAATGAAGTCAATGAGAAAATTGACCATAATCAACATTTTAAAACAAGTTAAGTAATTGACAAGTTCACCAATTGAAAGAAATATAAACCTTACAAATTGCAATTCTAAAAATACATGATTTCGTTGGTAGTTGGTACAATAACCTGTCTCCAAAGATAAATGTCAGAAGAAGTAAAAATGATATCGTAGGGATGTCTTTGTGGCTTTTTTAAAAATATGGAAAAACAAAAGGGATGCAATGACCCCTCTTGAAGTGCTCACCTTTAAAGTGTCATTGTGAAAACGTACTCTGAGTGACATGCCTAAAATCAATCGAAAAGGGGACAGAAAAGCACCTACAACTACAAACATTCCAAGAAGAAATCGTGAAGAATCCTTCATGAATTAGATACCTGCATGACCTGCATGATACGCGGCGAAATAAATGATTTTGTAATTTTGTTATATTAGAAAgtgatatattaaaataaaataatgtgaTTTTGTCAAACATTTTGCAGCATCATAACTTATCCTTTTATTTGGACAAAATCACATTAAACTCAACATGACAAATTCTAATTTCGTCATTTATGCATTGATTTTTTCTATTTGCATTCAATCTTAATTATTGTTGGATTACGTTGTAAAGTACATATAACCAAATATGCAATTGTGGCTGCACatcaaaaagagaaaataagcaGTTTCATTAACGGTGTTAAGAATATCTGAAAATCATCTTGCAAAATcgttattatattatataatatctTAAACTATCTTAGATGACCTCATAAGTTGGTATTCATATCTAAATAAATTTTCTAATAAATAGCCATTAAAACTCTTGAATTATCGTAAAATTTATACTTCTTTCCACTTTAATTTTAACAAAGGCCATTTTATATACATTAGATATGTTTAGTATATAACTGATGAGATCATTCTCTCGCGCTTTGGTAACTACTTATCATCATGTCATGTTCCTCCACAAAATATACAAAATTCAAACTCCAATATCAAGAACCGAAGAGAAGAGCTCACCTTGAAGAAATATACTTATcaatctcattcttcttctcaggACCATAAACAGACCATCTTTCATCAAATGCAGTACCATCCCCTTCTTGTACTTTGATGTTTGCATGGTGTGCCATGAATTAGAAAACCTGCTAGAGCCAAAATCACAGTAGtatcattttaaaaaatcaatctGATTCGTTATGAGGATTACCTTGAAGCAAACCAGCATCGTTACCTTCAAAACATTTCAATTTCCAAAATACCTTACCACTACCATCCACAAACTGAGGCTCAATCCTCGTAGCATCATAAATTTTCCCTACAATATTATAAAAGAGAACAATGTTGAGTGCAAACCGTTACATTAGAAGAAATCTTAATCTCTTACAAGACATAAAGTAATCATATATACAcacattttctattttaccccAACTAAGTGTGTGTCAATTTACCAAATTAAATCTcacttttctttaaaaaaaaataggaaattTAAATCAACTGAAATTGAACAACTTACTAACAACATTTTGAGTAAGTGAATGCATGCTATCATGtgagaaaagaaaccagatGTGAAATATTAATAGCATTGAAGATTAATAGTAAGTCATGCAAATAATTAATAGAGTCTACAAGGAAGATTACGAGATACCAACTCATGTTTGTGCCATGTGCAGCAGATATTAACTTAAAGAATGAACTTGAATAAAAGATATAGCATATAAACAACTCATAAACATCGCAACATACTTTTAGGAATCCTGCCCTTAGCCTCGAGCATCTCACTGTGAGCTTGAGCAACTTCAGTTGTTAACTTCAGGACAACAGCATCTTGCTCTGTCGATGACCCAGGATCCCCATTTGAATGAACAGTTTTGGCTGTCTCTTCCAGCAAATTCTGTTTCAAGCTTTTCACCAGTAAGTGACAACATAAAAACACTTTTATGAACACAATGTGACAGTCAAACGAACCCACATGCAAAGAACAGACCACCTTGTTTCTGGTAATTACCTTTTCCTTCGCAACCGCAAATAGAGCTTTGGCTTCTTTCCTCTGCTTCTCAATAtttaaattttccttttcaataTGACTCCTCACTTTCCTGAACATATTAAGCAAGTTTCAACCACTTTAAACAAGATCAAAACTAACAGcaggaaataaaaagaaaaggctCCATAaagataagtaaaaaaaaaaaaaagcatattcTATTTGAGTTTGAAATACTTACTCTGAGTTAAGAACTTCATCACAGATGAAAGTTAGGAGTCTAAGCTTGTCACACAAACTCAAGTTACAATACCCAGAGAGGCCTTCATTGAGCATTTCTACAGGGAAATCCTTGAGCACAAGAGGAGATTGTAAAGCTAAATCCCCCAGAGCTTTCAACCATGAACAGTTCCCATCTACTGTAGTTAAGGATGGAGACCTACAGCAAAGTGATGTAGATAACATGCTTTAATCAAAGacaaaaaacacacaaaaaatgaaaaaaagaataaaaaaggtAAACTGGATCAACTCATGTCCTGAAGCGGTGCGGAGCAGGGTCAAAAGTCTAGTCTGGAACTCAACAGCTAAGGTGTTCTCTCCACTGCGCAAGTTTTGTTTGCGAACTAGTTCTCGCAAAATAGTCTCTGCTTCCCCTTCCTCCATGTTAAGATCCTGATTTCACAGGTAAGAAACCTCGGAACACTTGAGATAACAAAAAAGAATGAATGCAGCCCCATTAAGTATAGAACGAGGATTATTTATGCAACAATACCACCATTATATCTAGAGAATTTAGTGGGTCTGGATAGAACTAAATAATATCCACCAAACAATCAAACATTCAATTAAATGATCAAGTACAAAATAAAGTGGATTtttcgagggtcactttagtaacctttttcaaAATACGTGTGAATTTTTGCCGAAAATAAAGCCCTTTCAAAGCATaattaaacaataaacaaaTGACTGAAAACATCTCATTCATTAATTTCTCAAAATGTTGAGTGCATCAATTTTATTATGCAAAAGTAAACTAATGCCCTGACCTTTCCTGAGCCCACAACACCCGATGGACTTTAGGAAGGTACCAAGccctagaaaagaaaaaaggaactCGAGCTCACAATCCCCAAAATACAGACACAACTCTCACCCGCCCGACTCAGAGTCCTCTAGCATCGAACGCTGCGTCAATAGCATCCTAGACAAAGGTCCTCATCCTCTGCTAGGCTTCTTACCTTTTTTTTATCCTACAAAATCTCTCTCCTTTCAAAATTAGCACACAAATGGAGCAAAATATAAACCACTAAGATAAACTGAAAACTCACACACAACTTACATGCATGTGCTACAGTAGCATTTGCCCCGGCACTTTGGGCAACTCCAGTCATCCAACAGAACTACCTGTGGTGCTTCCTCCCCATATCTaattcaacaaaataaaatccaCAGCACATCGAAATATGCATCACTTACTTATGTACCCTTAACAAAATAGAATAATTCTGAAAATTAATATGATATTGAAAAGAAAACCACGAATATTAAAAACAGCAAACaacttattttgaaaattataGAACTTAACACGACTGTAATAGAATACATAAAACACAACTTTCAAATCAAAAGTAAGAAATGATATACAATTAGAAGACACACACACATGGTTAAGAACATTACAACACGACACATCTATTATTTCTTGTTCACATCTGAGTCTAACCTGTTTGAAAGGCATAAACGGCAAAATCTTATTACACAAGGCTTGCCATTTCTCAGATTCTTGCACGAAGCAGCGACGCCCTGGATTTTTCGCCGGCACtggaaaaaaaacaacaaaacagtATCATAAAAATGAACTTGAAAATTAAGAGcaaagaaacacacatattagaCAAAACAATCTAATTCAGAGATCCATCCACAAACACCATAACCCTAGAACTCCATccaaggttttaaattgcagttGTGGTTGCGATCTTAATATTGCAAAAGATCACAACTACAGTTGCGATCGCAATCTGAGACTTGTCAGATCTGTATGTAACAACCACAATCGCCATCACACAGACCTGAATTTTACAATTGGTTCATCTATCTGCAAAAGTTTTCATTTTCACAGAATTCCGACCTACCCTTTATATACCCACTTCTGGATTTTGGTTTTTAACAGCATTAGCCACAATCCAGATATGAAAAATAAGCCATTCATAAAACTCTACAAAATCGAGTAAATAGAAGAAAGCTTTAATTTTTATCAACAGCATtcaatcataacaagaaataaCAAAAAAGGGGTCAATTCAGTgaagaaatttaaaaaattcattaCTTGGTGGCATGTTTTTCCCTTTTCCTGATCATCGATCCTATTTCCCACAGCTGGAATCCCCCCACCAGAGTTGTTGGCGGCGGTGTTGACAGGCGGAAGAGCAGACATGGTTAATGAAAGAGCAAGAGAAGAATCGCGAAACGAATGAGTTGGTTTGAAGAAATGAATGCTGGTGGTGGCTTTATAGCAGCAGCAACTCAGGAAAACTTTGTCCTTATCCAGATGCAGGGGAGCGGGAACTGGGAACTAGTGTTGAAAAATTGTGGGCAAAATTATAACATTGCAATCTTTGGAGGACCTATATGTGATTTCAGAGTGAATAATCGCGTCTATTGGAATACATGGAAATATTTTGAATAGAATGAATGAGCGAACAATTAAGGGTGAAAAATCGCGTCTGTTCTATCTTGTTTTGGTTTCAATCATACAAATTTCTTAAATCAATCCATACCATATAATGTCAAGTTCAAATCTACCATATGAAATCTATAAAGCATCAATAATCAATAATATTGAGGGTGATTGAAATCATAGGAAGCAGAAGAACAAGTTAGCAGAATGATACCTCGCCGATAAGAACAAAACGTTGGTCCATCCAGAGTGTAGGAACCTCATCGGAGGTCGACAGAACGAACCTGTTGCGGATGGGAGCGGCTGAGGCGGCGAAATCATGCTGGGGTTCCGGTGGAAGTGGTTTCCGGCACGGCGAAGATGAAAAGGAGGAAGagcatttttcattttttgtgttgggagttttttttgtttcctttttaaaaactgattttCAACTTTAAATTAGATTCGTTCATTGTTTTCAAAATCGAACGGCTGAAAACTTGTGGAagattaatgattttttttttcgaaaatgaaGATTAATGATCTATTTGGGTGAATTTTAATGGATgcattttcaaaaaagaaaaaagaattaactagaaaaaaaaaattttttttgatacatcggaaaaggacaagaaaaGCGATTAAATAACCCAGAGTGAGTCCCTCAGTAGAAGGACTTCCAGTTCTGGGGGAGGAATCTCCACCATCTTATGTTCTGGTAGAAGTAATGTGGATCCACACTTTGCAAGCCAATAGCTGCATCATTACTTTCCCTATTGCACCAGGATAGTTCAATTCGCCAATCTCTACTAAGTAGCTCACGAATTTCCTGCAAAATCATTCCATGTATATGAGCCATGGACCTGGTCTGATCTTGAACACACGAGACAAGTTCACGACAATCAGATTCACATTGTATCTGTCGCACACCATTGTTCCAAGCTAGTTTGAGGCCATCTGCTAAGAAAGCACTTCCATCAACCCCTGCTGAAATGAACCCTTGTACCCATTTCCCAGCCGAATCACGGAGTAGCCCTCCTCCTCCCATTCTAGCAGTCTCTGGTAGGTAACTCCCATCAGTGTTGAGTTTTAGAAACCCAGTTTGGGGTGGTCTCCAACCTTTATGAAGCATCCCCTGGCCATTCTCAAACATGTCATGTTGCAGGAAGCGAATAAAATCATCATGGTCATGTTGCAGTTTTCTCCAAGCAATTTCCAGGGGCCAGGGTCGATCATCCAAGACCATATTACACCGCCATTTCCATATCCCCCAAATTCCAGCTAGAAATCGGATTGCATGACTAATACGTCCATGGAAATGAATCCATTCCACAAGGTCTAGGTTCCAGAAATTAGGCCAGCTCCACACACCCAATCTACCCCATATTTCTCGGGAATGAGGGCACTCCCTCAAGCTATGAATAATATCCTCTCGAGGCGCCGAGCATCGATCGCACGCTGCCGACGTTGCTAGGTGGCATTTCACACGGTTTGAGTTAACCGGAAGAGCATCATGGAGACATAACCAGGTAAAAATTCGAACCTTTTCTGGAATTTTAAGCTTCCAAATCCAGTTCCACCTTTCCCCAGCAACCTGTATCAATTTCTGCTCTTGAAGCCACTGATATCCCTCTCGGACTGAGTATATCCCTGCATCAGAGCAGTTCCAAGTCCACATGTCTGGTCTGTCTGGAGCCAGCTGCGGCACAATCTTAGTAAAGCTATTCTCCACATCCTCTGGCAGCATGGTCATTATGCGGTTGAAATTCCAGTTCTGGTTATGAATTAAATCCTGTAAACAGATGTTTGTATCGGAAATGTGTACAAAGGGGAGGCGATCAACAATTTTCCCTTGCCCAGTCCAATCTGTGTACCACATTGAGGTTTTTCCATCCCCCAGTCTGTATTTGAATCCATTATGTAATTGATCTCTTGCCTTAATAATTCCCTTCCAGATTGGAGAGGCATTATGACGAGCAGGAACACTTAAAATTGAATGGCCTTGCAAGTACTTATGTGTGAACGTTTGAACCCACAGCTTGTTTGAATTCTGCAGGAGGTTCCACACTGCTTTGCCAAGGAGAGCAGTGTTATGGTCCGCCATGTCTTTTACCCCGAGTCCTCCAGTTTCCTTGTCTTGCGTAACCGTACTCCATTTGACCAAGTGCCAACCCCTGTGGCCATTTCCTCTCGACCAAATAAACCGTCTCATGGTTTGGTTAATACTGTCAATGATATTTCTGGGAAGCCAAAACACCTGCATGGTGTATGTGGGAATCGACGAAATTACTGCTTTTGCAAGGCACACCCTGCCCGCCAAGTTGAGGAGATTGGTCTTCCAGGAAGCTAACTTCCGAttaatattttcaatcagaTAGTGAAATCGATTCTTGTTATGTCTTCCCCCTGACAAAGGAAACCCCAAGTATTGTCCAAGGTCATGGACAAAGGGGATAGGAGCAATACTACGGATCTGATCGCGGATGATGGCAGGGACTCGCTTCGAGGAAAGTGCCTTGGACTTGGCCATGTTAATTTTCAATCCTGAATTATCACAGAATCCTTGGAGAGTGTTAGCCACCAACTGTACTTGGTTAGATGAAGCCTGGCAAAAAAGCAAAACATCGTCAGCAAAAAATAAGTGGGACACCGGGGGGCCATTGGGAGATAGCTGAAGTGGTTTCCAATCACCACGATCTACCAATTGATGAATTTTGATAGATAGTCTCTCCATACAAAGGACAAATAAGTATGGCGAAAGCGGATCGCCTTGGCGAAGTCCTCGCCCTGGATGAAAAGCTGGTAGCCTGGATCCATTCCAAAGCAGATTCAGTTTGATGCCACGAACACAATACATGATGAGATCTACTAGTTTATACGGGAACCCGAATAAATGCAAAGTCTCCTCTAGGAAATCCCAAGAGATGCTATCGTATGCTTTttccaaatcaattttgaatGCTAAGCTCCCCTTACGTGCCTTGGATGTGTTCATATGATGGATAATCTCTTGAGCCAAGAATGCGTTGTCCATGGTTCCGCGACCTGGAAGGAAGCTATTCTGCATGGGGCCAATGATTCTGGACATAATAGACCTCATTCTAGTAACAATGACTTTGGTCAGGAGTTTGTAAGTGACTTTGCATAAACTGATAGGTCGTAGTTCTTTTACCGTGGATGGGCTGTCAACTTTAGGAATTAGAACAACTAGGGTCTCCAACAAGTGGTCTGGAACTGTCCCTTTCTCAAAAGCCTCCGCTACCATCTTCCACACAAAGTCACTAACAATATcccaatattttttaaagaaatacGGTTGGAAGCCATCAATACCAGGAGCTGTGTAAGAATCCATGGTCATTAG
This is a stretch of genomic DNA from Lotus japonicus ecotype B-129 chromosome 1, LjGifu_v1.2. It encodes these proteins:
- the LOC130734228 gene encoding uncharacterized protein LOC130734228, which encodes MGFSPSFISEAVGFSGGIWVMTRSNANLSVRLLQLHTQVITFEIWRDTLSWACSAVYASPVPAQREVLWQHLTHIRNSINIPWLLVRDMNEILLPSEVRGGEFIPSRAQRFAAVLESSLETKELAGIALLNSWQHGHPSYQRVVELAWQRGEDNIMSKLECVRQDSETFNKETFGDILRRKRWVEGRLRGVQRELNTMLTSALTQLEAQLQGEYRHLLKQEELLWFQRARGNNVRFGDRNTAYFHAHVVIRKKRNKIHRLKLADGEWCSDQDRLATEVQSHFQSLFAAGPTRSESNFDHASMPQVTTAEQRRLSQPAIKEEVRRALMTMDSYTAPGIDGFQPYFFKKYWDIVSDFVWKMVAEAFEKGTVPDHLLETLVVLIPKVDSPSTVKELRPISLCKVTYKLLTKVIVTRMRSIMSRIIGPMQNSFLPGRGTMDNAFLAQEIIHHMNTSKARKGSLAFKIDLEKAYDSISWDFLEETLHLFGFPYKLVDLIMYCVRGIKLNLLWNGSRLPAFHPGRGLRQGDPLSPYLFVLCMERLSIKIHQLVDRGDWKPLQLSPNGPPVSHLFFADDVLLFCQASSNQVQLVANTLQGFCDNSGLKINMAKSKALSSKRVPAIIRDQIRSIAPIPFVHDLGQYLGFPLSGGRHNKNRFHYLIENINRKLASWKTNLLNLAGRVCLAKAVISSIPTYTMQVFWLPRNIIDSINQTMRRFIWSRGNGHRGWHLVKWSTVTQDKETGGLGVKDMADHNTALLGKAVWNLLQNSNKLWVQTFTHKYLQGHSILSVPARHNASPIWKGIIKARDQLHNGFKYRLGDGKTSMWYTDWTGQGKIVDRLPFVHISDTNICLQDLIHNQNWNFNRIMTMLPEDVENSFTKIVPQLAPDRPDMWTWNCSDAGIYSVREGYQWLQEQKLIQVAGERWNWIWKLKIPEKVRIFTWLCLHDALPVNSNRVKCHLATSAACDRCSAPREDIIHSLRECPHSREIWGRLGVWSWPNFWNLDLVEWIHFHGRISHAIRFLAGIWGIWKWRCNMVLDDRPWPLEIAWRKLQHDHDDFIRFLQHDMFENGQGMLHKGWRPPQTGFLKLNTDGSYLPETARMGGGGLLRDSAGKWVQGFISAGVDGSAFLADGLKLAWNNGVRQIQCESDCRELVSCVQDQTRSMAHIHGMILQEIRELLSRDWRIELSWCNRESNDAAIGLQSVDPHYFYQNIRWWRFLPQNWKSFY
- the LOC130734568 gene encoding uncharacterized protein LOC130734568 isoform X4, translating into MHDLNMEEGEAETILRELVRKQNLRSGENTLAVEFQTRLLTLLRTASGHESPSLTTVDGNCSWLKALGDLALQSPLVLKDFPVEMLNEGLSGYCNLSLCDKLRLLTFICDEVLNSEKVRSHIEKENLNIEKQRKEAKALFAVAKEKLETEFAGRDSQNCSFKWGSWVIDRARCCCPEVNN
- the LOC130734568 gene encoding uncharacterized protein LOC130734568 isoform X1, whose amino-acid sequence is MHDLNMEEGEAETILRELVRKQNLRSGENTLAVEFQTRLLTLLRTASGHESPSLTTVDGNCSWLKALGDLALQSPLVLKDFPVEMLNEGLSGYCNLSLCDKLRLLTFICDEVLNSEKVRSHIEKENLNIEKQRKEAKALFAVAKEKNLLEETAKTVHSNGDPGSSTEQDAVVLKLTTEVAQAHSEMLEAKGRIPKRKIYDATRIEPQFVDGSGKVFWKLKCFEAGFLIHGTPCKHQSTRRGWYCI
- the LOC130734568 gene encoding uncharacterized protein LOC130734568 isoform X2, with product MHDLNMEEGEAETILRELVRKQNLRSGENTLAVEFQTRLLTLLRTASGHESPSLTTVDGNCSWLKALGDLALQSPLVLKDFPVEMLNEGLSGYCNLSLCDKLRLLTFICDEVLNSEKVRSHIEKENLNIEKQRKEAKALFAVAKEKNLLEETAKTVHSNGDPGSSTEQDAVVLKLTTEVAQAHSEMLEAKGRIPKRKIYDATRIEPQFVDGSGKVFWKLKCFEGFLIHGTPCKHQSTRRGWYCI
- the LOC130734568 gene encoding uncharacterized protein LOC130734568 isoform X3, which translates into the protein MHDLNMEEGEAETILRELVRKQNLRSGENTLAVEFQTRLLTLLRTASGHESPSLTTVDGNCSWLKALGDLALQSPLVLKDFPVEMLNEGLSGYCNLSLCDKLRLLTFICDEVLNSEKVRSHIEKENLNIEKQRKEAKALFAVAKEKNLLEETAKTVHSNGDPGSSTEQDAVVLKLTTEVAQAHSEMLEAKGRIPKRKIYDATRIEPQFVDGSGKVF